One Tachyglossus aculeatus isolate mTacAcu1 chromosome 18, mTacAcu1.pri, whole genome shotgun sequence DNA segment encodes these proteins:
- the LRRC14 gene encoding leucine-rich repeat-containing protein 14 encodes MPSLVFLCARQLLRHQASACRALAQLPEELYPVLFKAAFMDGKPLVLQELVRRWPFALLSFRELLRECRHCGRTLLRERPGRDSLQAVILGLAARLRQPPPARRRQQLQVLDMTGLPDGDGSGSSERDPKTMSMWARTVAVAKTCIAVGRRQAGAARRPSKRPTVDRPALEVRADLLVNRTSYGVLREALASGGPVRLLCRDLRAEELSLTSTVGLLELLDPLYLRQVDLRFNNLGLSGLCVVIPHMAKFANLLSLKLQYSNVDVRRLSAEMEGSFRYFVAQLGKLGRLRELNMGSSRLSGRLRQLLSGLRSPLESLELAFCYLLPADFSYLSQSPHASALKKLDLSGNNLSPPLLGPFRTLLREASPSLLHLEATECQLTDAHLATVLPALGRCARLRYLGLFGNPLSTQGLKALLRRTEGLGELRLVVYPFPVDCYRGPPRPPPAAGPPDGELDRERLSLVQAELLQMLRAARRAHVLWTTDAYGHGALDYFSL; translated from the exons ATGCCCTCGCTGGTGTTCCTGTGCGCCCGGCAGCTGCTGCGCCACCAGGCCTCGGCGTGCCGGGCCCTGGCCCAGCTGCCCGAGGAGCTGTACCCGGTGCTCTTCAAGGCGGCCTTCATGGACGGGAAGCCCCTGGTCCTGCAGGAGCTGGTGCGGCGGTGGCCCTTCGCCCTCCTCAGCTTCCGGGAGCTGCTGCGGGAATGCCGGCACTGCGGCCGGACCCTGCTGCGGGAGCGGCCCGGCAGGGACAGCCTGCAGGCCGTCATCCTGGGCCTGGCCGCCCGCCTCCGCCAGCCCCCGCCCGCCCGCAG GAGGCAGCAGCTCCAAGTGCTGGACATGACGGGGCTCCCGGACGGCGACGGCAGCGGCAGCAGCGAGCGGGACCCCAAGACGATGAGCATGTGGGCTCGCACCGTGGCCGTGGCCAAGACCTGCATCGCCGTGGGCCGGCGGCAGGCCGGGGCCGCCCGGCGCCCTTCCAAGCGGCCCACGGTGGACCGGCCGGCCCTGGAGGTGCGGGCCGACCTCCTGGTGAACCGGACGTCCTACGGGGTCCTGAGGGAGGCCCTGGCAAGCGGCGGCCCTGTGCGGCTGCTGTGCCGGGACTTGCGGGCGGAGGAACTGTCCCTGACCAGCACCGTGGGCCTGCTGGAGCTGCTGGACCCCCTGTACCTGCGCCAGGTCGACCTGCGCTTCAACAACCTGGGCTTGTCGGGCCTGTGCGTCGTCATCCCCCACATGGCCAAGTTCGCCAACCTGCTGAGCCTCAAGCTGCAGTACAGCAACGTGGACGTCCGGCGGCTGTCCGCGGAGATGGAGGGCAGCTTCCGCTACTTCGTCGCCCAGCTCGGCAAGCTGGGCCGCCTCAGGGAGCTCAACATGGGCTCCTCCCGCCTCTCGGGCCGCCTGCGCCAGCTGCTCAG TGGCCTGCGGAGTCCCCTGGAAAGCCTGGAGCTGGCCTTCTGCTACCTGCTGCCCGCCGACTTCAGCTACCTGTCCCAGAGCCCCCACGCCTCGGCCCTGAAGAAGCTGGACCTGAGCGGCAACAACCTGTCCCCGCCGCTGCTCGGGCCCTTCCGGACCCTCCTGAGGGAGGCCTCCCCGTCCCTCCTGCACCTGGAAGCCACCGAGTGCCAGCTCACCGACGCCCACCTCGCCACGGTCCTGCCCGCGCTGGGCCGCTGCGCCCGCCTCCGCTACCTGGGCCTCTTCGGCAACCCCCTGTCCACCCAGGGGCTGAAGGCCCTGCTGCGGCGcacggaggggctgggggagctgcGGCTGGTGGTCTACCCCTTCCCCGTGGACTGCTACCggggcccgccccggcccccgccggccgCCGGCCCGCCGGACGGCGAGCTGGACCGGGAGCGGCTCTCCCTCGTGCAGGCCGAGCTGCTGCAGATGCTGCGGGCCGCCCGGCGGGCCCACGTGCTGTGGACCACCGACGCCTACGGCCACGGCGCCCTCGACTACTTCAGCTTGTAG